TGCTCGAACCCGTACTCCCTGGCGAAGTAGCCGAACGCCGGGTGATTGGTCACCAGCTTGCGGCGTTCGGGGGGCACGCCGGCCACTTGCTGACGGATCCAGGCATCCAGCGCCTCCAGTTCCTGGCGGTAGGCCGCCGCCTGCGAGCGATATGCCCCGGCGTGCGCCGGATCCGCCTCCGAGAGGGCCGCCGCGATGGTGTCCACCCACCGCATCACATTTGGCACGCTGAGCCAGATATGCGGGTCATATTCCCCCTCGCCGGCATGCCCGGCCTCTTCCTCCACATGCTCCGCCGGCAGAAGGTCTATTCCCTGGCTCAGGTCCACCAGGCGCGCCTGTCCGCCGGCCTGTTGGAGCAGAGGCTCTAAGAAGGTCTCCAGGCCGGCGCCGTTCACAAAGATGAGCTGAGCGTCGTGCACCGCGGCAACATCGCGCGGCGTCGGGGTGTAGGTGTGGGGATCCACCCCCGGTCCCATCAGCACGGTGAGCTGGACATGCCCGCCGGCGACATGCGCCACCACATCCCCGATAATATTCGTGGTAGCCACCACACGAGGGCCGGCGCTCAACGGCTGGTCAGCCGGCGCAGTTCCACAGCCGGCCAGGACCAGACCCAACAGCGCCATCAGTACCACCAGCCTCAGCGGAATGCGTGCCATACGTACAGGACCTCCTTGGATGCATCAGGACATTTTCTATTGTAAGCTTTTTCCTACTGCACGGCAAATTAATCCCCGAGAGCGCGCCGCTCCCGCCAGGTAACAGCCGCCCCGGGAATGACCTTCGTCCGTTCAAAGCACCAATCTGATCCCGGGAAATATCCCAAAATGCTTGACATCTGCCCGCGTTTGTGATATCTTGACCGTGAACTGATATATGACATCTCCCCGCCCCTTGGGTTGGAGGATATATGCTGCGCGAGCGCGTCGCTGAGACCATCTACGTTTTCACCAGCAGTCGCTACCTGGAAGTGGCCGCCGGCCTCATCATAACGCCCCAAGGCTGTGTGGTGATCGATACTCTGCCCTTCCCATCCGAAAGCCGCCAGATGTACGAGTTCGCGCGGCGCAACTGCACCGCCGGCATCCGCTGGGTGGTGAACACCCACTTCCACGCCGACCATATCTACGGTAATTACCTCTTCGAGGGCATCCCCATCATCGCCCATGAGGAGACACGCGCCATGCTGGAGCGCGTTGGGGAACAGGCTCTGGAGGAAGCCAAACAGGAAACCCCGGAACTTCGGGAGGTGCGACTGCGCCTGCCCGATATCACCTATCGGGGCAGGGCTGCCATCCGTCTGGCCGATTACAATATAGAGCTGATCCATGCCCCCGGCCATTCCTCCGACTGCACCATGGTGTATATCGAAGAAGAGAAAATACTGTTCGCCGGCGATGCCGTCCTGCCGGTGCCCTATATCGTCGGCGGGGACCTGAACCAGATGCTCGCCACCCTCCAAAAGGTGCAGTCCCTGAACCTGGAGAGCATCGTGCAGGGACACGGCGGGGTCCTCCTGCGCGGCGAGATCCCCGAGACGCTGGAAGCCGCCATCAATTACCTGAAAAAGGTGCGCAGTTTCGTGCACAACGCCGTGTCGAAGGGCGCGTCCGAACGCGAACTGTTATCGTGGGATGTGGAGAAGGCCGGCCTGTCGCGGGTGCCGCTGGGCGGCATGGCCCAGGAGCTTCACCGCGCCAACCTGCTGTACCTGTACCGCTCCTTCCAAAAGGAAAAGCTACGCCGCGCCGGCTGAGGACGCCGGCTTCCCCGAAAATGAAACAGGGCGGCTGATAGGAATTCAGCCGACCTGTTTTTCATGCCCTTGCGAGGCCTCCGCATCCGGCCGGCGGGGCACCTCGTGGCAGAAGCGACAGCGGGCTTCATACACCTCGCTGGCACCCACCATGATGACCGGGTCATCGTACCACGCCGGCCGCCCGTCAATCAGGCGTTGGGTTCTGCTGGCGGGCCGGCCGCATTTCACGCAAATGGCGTTCAGCTTATCCACGCGCTCGGCGATGGCCATCAACAGCGGCATCGGCCCGAACGGCTCCCCGCGGAAATCCATGTCCAGGCCGGCGACGATGACCCGAATCCCCTGGTCGGCCAGCTGATTGCAGACCTCCGCGATCTGCCAGTCGAAGAACTGTACCTCGTCAATAGCCACCACATCGGTATCCGGCTCCAGCAGTTCCAGGATCTGCCGAGCCTCCTGGATGACGAGGGCTTCCCGATGGATGCCGTTGTGCGAGGTGACGCGGGTGACGTGGAAGCGGTTATCCAGGCTGTGCTTGAAGAGCTGGACCTTCTGGCGCGCGATCTCCGCACGGCGGATGCGACGGAGCAGTTCCTCGGTCTTGCCGCTGAACATACTGCCGCAGATGACCTCGATCGAGCCATCCCTGAATTCGCCCTGCATTTCCCTCTCCTTCGAGATGAGGTCATGGGGTGCCGTGAAGGCGCAAAAAGAAAAAGGGGCAGGAAACTGTCTGCCCCTTTATGGACGAGGAACGTTACCCAGCAGTCATCCCCGCCGGCACAGCGCTTACTTGCCGGCCTCACCTGCTGCCGGCTCGGCAATGCCTTTCTCGCCGCGCTTGGCATCCCGCCGCTCCAGCCGGCGCATGAAACGCTCCACCTGGCCGGCGGTGTCCACGATGCGCTGTTCGCCCGTGAAGAAGGGGTGGCACTGGGAGCACACGTCGGTGCGGATAATCTCTTTGGTCGAACCGACCTTGAACGTATTGCCGCAGGCGCAGATCACTGTCGCCTCGGAATAGTACTTCGGATGAATGTTCTTGCGCATAGTTATGCCACCTTCTCCGGATACACGCTCACCCGCTTTTTGTCGCGGGAGGCATGCTCGAATTTCACATAGCCGTCAATCAGGGCATAGATGGTGTAATCCTTGCCCAGGCCGACGTTATTGCCCGGCGCGAAGCGGGTGCCGCGCTGGCGCACGATAATGGTGCCGGCGCGCACCAACTGCCCATCGAATCGCTTGACGCCCAGGCGCTTGCCCTCGCTGTCGCGCCCGTTGCGGCTGGAACCCGTTCCCTTTTTGTGTGCCATAATCCATTACCTCCTCATGTATGCCCGCCGGCTAGGCCTCGATCCGCTCGATCAGCACCTGCGTGAACGGCTGACGATGCCCCTTCTTGCGGCGCACGCGCTTCTTGGGGATGTACTTGAAGACAATAACCTTGCGATAGCGCCCCTGCGTCAGCACCTTGCCCACGACGCGCGCACCTTCGACCACCGGAGTGCCCAGCCGGACCTGATTTTCATCGCCCACCATCAGCACCTGGTCGAATATGACCTCATCCCCTTCCGCGACGGGGAGCTTCTCCACCAGG
The Anaerolineae bacterium DNA segment above includes these coding regions:
- a CDS encoding zinc ABC transporter substrate-binding protein, whose translation is MARIPLRLVVLMALLGLVLAGCGTAPADQPLSAGPRVVATTNIIGDVVAHVAGGHVQLTVLMGPGVDPHTYTPTPRDVAAVHDAQLIFVNGAGLETFLEPLLQQAGGQARLVDLSQGIDLLPAEHVEEEAGHAGEGEYDPHIWLSVPNVMRWVDTIAAALSEADPAHAGAYRSQAAAYRQELEALDAWIRQQVAGVPPERRKLVTNHPAFGYFAREYGFE
- a CDS encoding MBL fold metallo-hydrolase; the encoded protein is MLRERVAETIYVFTSSRYLEVAAGLIITPQGCVVIDTLPFPSESRQMYEFARRNCTAGIRWVVNTHFHADHIYGNYLFEGIPIIAHEETRAMLERVGEQALEEAKQETPELREVRLRLPDITYRGRAAIRLADYNIELIHAPGHSSDCTMVYIEEEKILFAGDAVLPVPYIVGGDLNQMLATLQKVQSLNLESIVQGHGGVLLRGEIPETLEAAINYLKKVRSFVHNAVSKGASERELLSWDVEKAGLSRVPLGGMAQELHRANLLYLYRSFQKEKLRRAG
- a CDS encoding thymidine kinase codes for the protein MQGEFRDGSIEVICGSMFSGKTEELLRRIRRAEIARQKVQLFKHSLDNRFHVTRVTSHNGIHREALVIQEARQILELLEPDTDVVAIDEVQFFDWQIAEVCNQLADQGIRVIVAGLDMDFRGEPFGPMPLLMAIAERVDKLNAICVKCGRPASRTQRLIDGRPAWYDDPVIMVGASEVYEARCRFCHEVPRRPDAEASQGHEKQVG
- the rpmE gene encoding 50S ribosomal protein L31, whose product is MRKNIHPKYYSEATVICACGNTFKVGSTKEIIRTDVCSQCHPFFTGEQRIVDTAGQVERFMRRLERRDAKRGEKGIAEPAAGEAGK
- the rpmA gene encoding 50S ribosomal protein L27 → MAHKKGTGSSRNGRDSEGKRLGVKRFDGQLVRAGTIIVRQRGTRFAPGNNVGLGKDYTIYALIDGYVKFEHASRDKKRVSVYPEKVA
- the rplU gene encoding 50S ribosomal protein L21, translating into MFAVIQTGGKQLQVEPGQTVLVEKLPVAEGDEVIFDQVLMVGDENQVRLGTPVVEGARVVGKVLTQGRYRKVIVFKYIPKKRVRRKKGHRQPFTQVLIERIEA